The Microbacterium horticulturae region ACCCTGACGGTGTTCTCGATCGTCGTCGTCATGAACGCCGTCAACTTCATCGACGGCCTCGACGGGCTCGTCGCCGGCGTCTGTCTCATCGCGAGCACGATCTTCTTCGCCTACTCGTACTTCGTCGTGCGTGACTCGGGGGCCTCCAGCTACTTCAACCTCGCCTCGTTCATCGCGTGCGTGATCGTGGGCATGTGCCTGGGCTTCCTGCCGCTGAACTGGCACCCGGCGAAGATGTTCATGGGCGACTCGGGTGCGCTCGTGCTCGGGCTCCTGCTGGCCACCGGCGCCATCGCATTGACCGGGCAGTTCGACCCCGCCACCCTCGACCCCGACGAGTTCGGGCGCTCGCAGCTGCTGGGCGCGTTCCTCCCGATCCTGCTGCCGGTCGCGGTGGCCATCCTGCCGCTGCTCGATTTCGGATCGGCCGTGCTGCGCCGGTACTGGCACGGCAAGTCGCCGTTCTCGCCCGATCGCAAGCACCTGCACCACCGGATGCTCGACATGGGGCACTCCAGTCAGACCTCGGTGCTGATCTTCTACGCATGGACGGCGATCATCGGCCTGTCGATGCTGCTCATGTACATCGGTGTGGCGCACGACTGGCCCGGGCAGTACTGGCTCGGCGTCGCCTTCGGCGTGGTCGGCATCGCCGCCTGCGCCGTGGTCACGTTCACCCCGAACCGCCGTCGCCGCGTGGCCGCGGCATCCACCCCCGACGCCTCGTCGGACCCCGCCCCTCAGGAGCAGAAGAGTTGACCAAACGCGAGAGCCCCGTCACGAGCACGCCGGTCCTGCGTGCGACCCTCGTCTGGTCGGGCGTCGTCACGGCGGTGCTCGCCGTCGCCGGCGCGATCATCGGGTTCGCCGTCGCGGGTCTTCCCGGTCTGTTCAGCGCGCTGGCTGGTGTGGTGCTGGCGGCGCTGTTCCTCGGAATCACCGGGGCGAGCATTCTCATCGCCAACCGCTGGTTCGGCGACGCTCTCTATGTGCCGGTGTTCTTCGGCATCGTGCTGGGCGGCTGGGTGCTGAAGTTCGTCGTGTTCATCGTCGTGCTGCTTGTGCTGCGCGGGCAGTCGTGGATCGAGCCGACGGTGTTCTTCGTCGCGATCGTTGCGGGGGTGCTCGCGTCGCTCGTGATCGACGTCGTCGTGCTCACCAGAATGCGTATTCCCACGGTGTCGGTCGAGTTGCCCACGACGGTCGACGACGAACCTCCGGCGACGTCGGACGCAGAGAGTACTCCCGCCGACGATGATGGTGAAGAACGACGCGCCTGAAATGGACTTGCCAAACCTCCGAGTTTGATAGGCTAGACCCGCACCCGCCCGCTTGCCGCTTGAACTGAGCTGGGGTGGGCTCGCGTTCCCATCGACCCCCGTCGCAACGGTCTCGACCGATGCCCCGAAGTTGGAGCCAGCGCTGTTTACTGAAGCTGCGACACTGATCGCGAAGGCCGCGTCG contains the following coding sequences:
- a CDS encoding MraY family glycosyltransferase, with amino-acid sequence MKQYIFTILFTATLTLIFSWAVWRIGLKYKLYPAIRERDVHRTPTPRLGGIAMFLGMIGAFTVSAFTPYFQIFWANPRAVFAILAAAALTVLVGVADDLWDLDWMLKLAAQFLAAGMIAWFGQLQIYSLPIGGMTVPSAAVSFTLTVFSIVVVMNAVNFIDGLDGLVAGVCLIASTIFFAYSYFVVRDSGASSYFNLASFIACVIVGMCLGFLPLNWHPAKMFMGDSGALVLGLLLATGAIALTGQFDPATLDPDEFGRSQLLGAFLPILLPVAVAILPLLDFGSAVLRRYWHGKSPFSPDRKHLHHRMLDMGHSSQTSVLIFYAWTAIIGLSMLLMYIGVAHDWPGQYWLGVAFGVVGIAACAVVTFTPNRRRRVAAASTPDASSDPAPQEQKS